The Stenotrophomonas indicatrix DNA segment CCTTGGTCGGCGGGAACGCGCCAACCAAGGTTGGCGTCTACCGATGCCCGCCAGCCACGCATGGCGTGGCTCTACCGCGTTGCAACCTGCGGTTCCCGCGCGGCTGCAGGCCACGGCGTTGCCGGCGGCACCGCCGAAGGACATGCGCCAACCGCTGCGGTTGGGGCTGGTGCTGCAACCCCGGTAGATCCACGCCATGCGTGGATGAGCCTGATGGATGCCGACCTTGGTCGGCGGGAACGCGCCAACCAAGGTTGGCGTCTACCGATGCCCGCCAGCCACGCATGGCGTGGCTCTACTGCGTTGCCACCTGCGGTTCCCGTGCGGCGGCGCGCCACGCCCGCAGCCCGAACAATGCCAGGCCCAGGAAGAACACGTACAACGCAGCAGTCACGTGCAGTGACTTGAACAGGTACGCGCCAACGTAGACCACGTCCACCACGATCCACACCCACCAGCAGGCGGCGTGTCGGCGTGCCTGCCACCACTGCCCGACCAGGCTCAGCGCGGTCAGCATCGCGTCCAGCCACGGCAGCGCCGCGTCGGTGAAGGTATGCATGCCGGCGCCAAGCGCGACGCCGCCACACAGGCCGATGGCGAGGTCGCGCAGCAGCGTGCCGCGTGCCAGCGGCACGATGCGGATGCTGCCTTCATCGGCCGCGTGCTGGCGCCAGTTGATCCAGCCGTAGACCAGGAAACCACCGAAGGCGACCTGCAGCAGCGTGTCCGAGTACAGCTTGGCCTCGGCGAACACCGCGCCGTACAGCGCGACCGACAGCAGGCCGACCGGCCATGCGGCCAGCCGCCGCTTTGCCATCAGCCACACCCCGAGGATGCTGAAGAGGGCCGCAGTCCACTCGAGCGCCACGCCGCTCACAGCGCGAACGTCACCGACAGGCGGGCCTGTCGCGGCGCACCCGGGAACAGGTAGTAGTCACCGCCGCTGCTGCCGGTGTCACGCCAGTAGAAGCGGTTGAACAGGTTGTCCACCGACAGGTTCCAGCTGACCGCGCGGTCGTGCAGGCGATGCTGGAAGCGCAGGCCGGCGTCGAACACCGAGTAGTCCGGTGCGCGCACACCGCCGTCGGCGCGGGCGACGTTGGCGGCGGCATAGCGCCAGCCACCGGTCACATCCAGGCCTTCAACGAACGGCAGCGCGTAGGCCAGGTGCACGCTGGCGCGCACCTTCGGCACGTTCACCAGCTGATGGCCTTCATAGGCCGGGGTGCCGGTGTCGCGGGCGCGCGCCTGCAGCACGCTGGCGCTGGCGACGATCTGCAGCGCGTCGGTCAGCTGGCCGTTGGCGGTCAGTTCCAGCCCGGTATGGGTCTGCTGGCCTTCTTCGACGAAGGTGTAGCCGACGTCGCTGCCGTCCGGCTTTGCGTACTGGTAGGGCTGGGTGGTGCGGAACACCGCGGCACCCAGGGTGAGGGCATCCACCGGCACGTACTTCACACCCACTTCCAGCTGCCGCGACTGCATCGACGGCAGGAAGGTATCGGCGTTGGAGGTCCAGAACGGTGCTTCCTGGCCCAGCGAAATGCCGCGCACGTAGCTGGCGTAGGCGTTGAGCTGGTCGGTGGCCTTCCACACCAGCGCGGTCTGCGGCAGGAAGCGCGACAGGCGGCTGTGGCGCTGCGGCGTGCCGCGCTTGTCGTAGGCGCGCTCGTCCAGGCGCACGAAGCGGCCACCGGCCAGCCACTGCCAGTCATCGCCGAAGCTCATCCGGTCCAGTGCGAAGAATGCGGTCTGGCGGCTGTCCAGGCGTCGTGCCGATGCACCCGGCATCTTCGGTGAGGGCTCGAACACCGGCACCTGCACGTCGTGGATGTTGCTGGTGCCGACGTACTCGTTGACGCTCGGGCGCTTGTCGACGGTGCGGCGGAAGTAGTCGGCGCCGATGCTCAGCTGGTGGCCGACGCTGCCGGTCTCGAAACGGCCGCGCAGTTCGGCACGCGCCTGCTGGTTGCGGCGGGTGTCATCCGGGCTGCGGTAGTCGTAGATGTCGTAGTCGCCGTTGGGGGCGAAATAGTTGCCCGGCACACTGCCGTCTGCGCATCCTGCGGTGTAGTAGCAGCCGTAGGCGAAGGCGACGTTGTCATCGATCACCGAACGGCTGTGGCCGATCGACAGCCGCGACTGCCACGCATCGTTGAAGTCATAGGTGTGCAGCGCGGTGATGTTGGTGCTGGCGATGTCCACCGGCTGCTGCCACGGCTGGTAGCCGAGCAGGCGCTCGCGGTCGACGCCGCGTGGCAGGTCGCGCGCGCCCAGCAGCTGGAAGCCGGACACCGAGCGCTGCGCGCTGGTCTGGTAGTTGGCATCCACTTCCAGCTTGCCGTGTTCGCCGATCAGCCAGTCGGTGGCCAGCGAATAGAAGTTGCGGCGACCGTCGGCATGCTCGACGTAGGAGTCACTGGCATCCCAGGCGGCATTGAAGCGGACGCCGAAGCGCGGGGTCAGCCAGTGGCCGACATCCACGGCGGCATAGCGCGAGCCCTCAGAATCGGTGCCCAGAGTGACCGTACGTACTTCGGCCGGGCGCTTGCCCACGTAGTTGATGATGCCGCCGGGCGCCATCACGCCAGCCGCCAAGCCGGCTTCGCCCTTCAGGATCTGCACTTCCTGGATGTTCTCCAGCGCCAGGCGCTGTTCGCCGGCGGTGGACATACCGTTGAAGCGGTAGCCGGTGGCCGCGTCCAGCGCGAAGCCGCGGATTGCGATGTTCTGGTAGTAGCCCACCGGCGCATAGGCATCGCCCAGCGAGGCATCGTTGCTGGCCAGCTCGGACAGCGAACGCACCTGGCGACGGTCGAGGTAGTCGCGCTCCAGTACGTTCACCGAGGCGGGGGTGTCCTTCCAGGAGCCGCCGCCGAATGCGTTGACGCGCGAGGTGTCGGTGACCGGTTTGCCGGCCTGCACGCGTACCGCCGCCAGCTCGGTGGGCGAGGACGGCGGAGCATCAACGGCGTCGGTGCCTGCCTCGCTGGCGTACAGCGGCAGGGCAGCACAGAGGGCAAGGGCGAGCAGGGTGGGGCGCAGGCAGCGGTTCATTCGATTCGTCTTCAGACAACAAGGGAGACGAAGCGACGGCGCGCAGGTGCACCGGCCCATGACGGGGGTGTGGCTGCGGCTCAAAGCTCCCTACGCCGGTGCAAACCGGATCAGGTTCCAAGGGACTCTCTCAGCCTGGCAGATCCAGGCACCCCCGCTTCAGGTGACCATTTCACTACAAATGGTACGGATTTGCGAGCCACCGCCCTTCAGCCGGGGTCAGATCCCTTTCCAGCGCAAAGGGATCTGACCCCGGCCGAGCGCATCATCGACGCATGGCGTCGATCTACTGAATACCCGGCGTGTTTGGTGGCTCGCGGCTCACGCGGCGGCGTGCAGGGCCGCCAGCAGGGTCTGGCCGGGGACGGTGGCGAACCAGGCCGGATGACCGAGCATGAAAGGCTGCCAGGCGACGTCGGCATTCGCGGTGGAGCCGGTGACGCCCTCGAAATACTCCACTTCGGACAGAGCGAAGTCGAAATGCACCATCGGCAGCAGGTCGGCCAGCAGGTGCACGCGCGCGGGCGCCAGCGGCAGTTCCTGCCGATAGCCGTCCAGCAGGGCCAGGGCGATATCGATGCGTACAGCGTCGGTGCCGCGCTCCAGCTGCAGCCAGGCCACTGCGTTGCGTTCGATGGCGGTGGCCAGGTCGAACAGCGCGCTGGTCGGTGAGGCCAGGCCGAAATCGAGCACCGTGGCAATCGTGCCGTCGTCGTTCCACAGCAGGTTGGAGACGTGCCAGTCGTTGTGCGCCCACAGCCGTGGTTCGTCCTGCAGGCGCGCGGCCAGGCCGTGGTGCCAGGGCAGCACGTCGCGGTGCAGCTGATCTTCCCAGGGAATGCGCGCCAGGTAGCGGGCCAACCCGGGGCGGTTGCCGAGGTCGGCCTTCAGCGCGGCGATCGGGTCATGGGCGCGGATCAGGTCGTCGCGTGCCACCAGCAGATGGGTGCTGCGTTGCGGGGCGTGGTAGCTGGCCGCGGCGCGGTGCAGCGTGGCCAGCATGCGGCCCGCCTCGCGGGCCTGGGCGACGTCGGTCAACGGCGACCATGACGGCAGCTCGCGATACAGGTCCTGGCCGGCGCCCACCGCATGCAGTTCGTAGGTCCACTGGCCGTGTTCGAGTGCGGTGCGGCCGTGGTTGCTGGCCAGCACCTGCACCACCGGCATGCCGGCAGTCGCCAGATGTGCGATGAAACGGTGTTCTTCTTCCAGGCTTCGCGCGCTGCGCACACTGTGGTGGTGGCGCTTGATGAAGACCGGACCGCGCGTGCCGTCGACGATGGCCGCGGCCGACAACGGACGCGGGCTGTGCCAGCGCAGCGTGCTGTCTGCGCCCAGCTGCGGAAAGTGACCACGCAGCCAGGTGATCTCCTGCGCGTCGATCGCCGGCCAGTCGGCGGCGACCTCGTCGTTGTTGAGGCCCTGCACGCGATGGGGGGAAGAAGTCATGCCACGGCCGCTGGTGAGTAAAGGAACATCCAAGGCTGCGCATTCAACGCCATGGGCGCCGCAGACGCAAACGGGCGGGTCATCGACCCGCCCGTCAGGGACGTCATGTGCGGCCTGCGGCCGGCGCGTTTACCAGCCGCGATGGCGGCCGCGGTCGTGGTAGTAACGGTTGTCATGGCGCTCGCGCTGCCAGCGACGGTCATCGCGGCGGTCGTAGCCATAACCGCGGTTGTAGCCCCGGTCATAACGGCGGTCGTAGCCACGGTCGTAACGGCGGTCATAGCGTCCGTCGTAGCGGCGATCATGGCGGTCGGAGGTGGTCAGGTTGCCGATGGCGCCGCCGGCAACCGCACCGCCGACGGTGGCGGCCGGGTCGCCGTTGGAGATCAGGTGACCCGCCACGCCGCCGACGACGGCACCGACCACGGTGCGTTTGTCCTTCCTCGACATCGCGCTGGCATCACTGACCACGGCCACGCCGGCAAGCAGTGCCAGGGCCATCGCCAGACCACGGAAGCTGAGTGCGGAAGTGCTGAGCATGTTGGGTTCTCCTGTGAGGTGCATGCCACGGTGGGCAGGGAGGACGCTGGGCGCCCCGGCTGCCGTAGGGACCACGCTGGTGCCCGGACATTGCCGGAACATTGCGCGCGATCCCCGTGCGGCTTGCGCATTCATCTAGCGTCAGGCGGCATGAAGCGAGGCTGAAAGCGCTGCGGCCGCTCAGCTGCCAGAAAGGAAAAGGGCCGCAGTACGCGGCCCTTTCCCCCGGTCTCCCCCGGCTTGGCTCAGTGGCCCATGGCGCGCTGGGCCTGCTTCACCTGCTCCTGCTGGGCGTCCTGCTGCTGCAGGACATTCGGTGCACCGTGCACCGCACCACTGCTGAGGGCCATGCTCTGCTCGCTGGCAGCGCGGGTCTCCACCGCCGCGCGGCAGGCGGCCGGGTCGCCGGCGGTGCCCTGTACGGCAAACATGCGCTCGCCGTTGGTGCTGGGCACCACTGAGTCGATGCGCTGCATGCCGCTGGCCTGTGCTTCCTTGGTCAGTGCGGCGGCGGCGGCCTCCAGTGCATGGCGGTCCTTGAAGGTGCCTGCCGGCAGGCCTTCCATGCCCTTCACGGCCTGGTTGTACATCGGGTTCTGCGGATGGCGCTCGTCATTGAGCAGCGGGCGCTCGCGCGCGTCCTTGATCGCATCCAGCGTCTTCGGGCCGATGATGCCGTCCACTGCCAGACCGTTGTCCTTCTGCAGCTGGCGCACGGCAGCCTCGGTGTTGCGACCGAACTTTCCATCTTCAACCAGCGGCTTGCCGTCGGCACCCACATATCCCAGGTGGCCCAGCTGTTCCTGCGCCCTGCGCACACCTTCGCCGTGCGCGCCCTGCTTATGCACTTCGTTGCTGGTCTGCGGCTTTTCCTGCGCTGCCGGCTTCGGCTCGGACGTGCTCTTGGCCTGCGCCTGCGCATGCGTCTGGCTGCGGTTTTCCAGCAGGTCGCGTGCCTGGTGCAGCGGATCGGAGGCGAACAGCTTCCAGTTCGGGTGGTCCTTCACCTGCTTGAGGTAATCCTCCACCGGCATCGTGTGCACACCCAGCTTGCCAGTGGACTGGCTGATCAGCAGCTTGTCGGTGTTCGGGTCACGCACCACCATCACGATGTGGTCGATGCCATTCCAGTGCTCGTGCTTGGTCTTGGCCGTATCCAGGCCGATCACCATGCCTTCCTTCAGCGCGTCGGGCTTGAGGATGTCGTCGCGCTTGAGCAGCACGCCCGAGTCCTTGTAGGCCTCGTGCACGATACCGCCGGAGCCGGCGAAGCCCAGCTTGATCTTGTCGGCGTCGGCGAACACCGCGTGGCCGGCCTTCTGGTTGATCTCGTCCTGGGTCTTGTTGAGCATCGTGCCGACCCAGCCGGAGCAGTCGATGTAGCCCTGGTCGACGTTCTTGCCGGTGACGCCCTTGCCACGGTAGTACTGGCTGGATTCAATGTTGATCGCGTACTTGACGTTGTCGTACTTCACGCCGGCGTTGTAGGCCGCATCCAGCGAAATGCCAGGTGCATCCGGCTTGGCTGCGACAGCCGTGGCGGTGGCGGCGATGGTCGCGGCACCGGCGGCAACAGCTGCCTGCGCGGCCGGGGTCACGGTCTGCGTCGGTGCGGCCTGCACCGGTGCCGGACGTGCCTGGGCCTCGGTGATCGGTGCGATGTTCTTTTCCGGGATGCTGATCGCGTCGTACTTGCGGTCGTAGTACTGGGCGAAGGTGCTGGCCAGATCACGATCGTTCATCGTGCGCATCTCGGCGCGCGTATGCCCGGTCAGCGCTTCCACGTCACCACCGATCTGGCCCATGATGCGCGGGCGCATGTTGATCGGATCGCCGTGGCCGTCGCGCACCAGGCCGAACGTGCCGGTGGCGATCGCGGTCTGGATCGATCCGTAGCCGGCCG contains these protein-coding regions:
- the pnuC gene encoding nicotinamide riboside transporter PnuC, which translates into the protein MAKRRLAAWPVGLLSVALYGAVFAEAKLYSDTLLQVAFGGFLVYGWINWRQHAADEGSIRIVPLARGTLLRDLAIGLCGGVALGAGMHTFTDAALPWLDAMLTALSLVGQWWQARRHAACWWVWIVVDVVYVGAYLFKSLHVTAALYVFFLGLALFGLRAWRAAAREPQVATQ
- a CDS encoding TonB-dependent siderophore receptor, which produces MNRCLRPTLLALALCAALPLYASEAGTDAVDAPPSSPTELAAVRVQAGKPVTDTSRVNAFGGGSWKDTPASVNVLERDYLDRRQVRSLSELASNDASLGDAYAPVGYYQNIAIRGFALDAATGYRFNGMSTAGEQRLALENIQEVQILKGEAGLAAGVMAPGGIINYVGKRPAEVRTVTLGTDSEGSRYAAVDVGHWLTPRFGVRFNAAWDASDSYVEHADGRRNFYSLATDWLIGEHGKLEVDANYQTSAQRSVSGFQLLGARDLPRGVDRERLLGYQPWQQPVDIASTNITALHTYDFNDAWQSRLSIGHSRSVIDDNVAFAYGCYYTAGCADGSVPGNYFAPNGDYDIYDYRSPDDTRRNQQARAELRGRFETGSVGHQLSIGADYFRRTVDKRPSVNEYVGTSNIHDVQVPVFEPSPKMPGASARRLDSRQTAFFALDRMSFGDDWQWLAGGRFVRLDERAYDKRGTPQRHSRLSRFLPQTALVWKATDQLNAYASYVRGISLGQEAPFWTSNADTFLPSMQSRQLEVGVKYVPVDALTLGAAVFRTTQPYQYAKPDGSDVGYTFVEEGQQTHTGLELTANGQLTDALQIVASASVLQARARDTGTPAYEGHQLVNVPKVRASVHLAYALPFVEGLDVTGGWRYAAANVARADGGVRAPDYSVFDAGLRFQHRLHDRAVSWNLSVDNLFNRFYWRDTGSSGGDYYLFPGAPRQARLSVTFAL
- a CDS encoding phosphotransferase enzyme family protein; translated protein: MTSSPHRVQGLNNDEVAADWPAIDAQEITWLRGHFPQLGADSTLRWHSPRPLSAAAIVDGTRGPVFIKRHHHSVRSARSLEEEHRFIAHLATAGMPVVQVLASNHGRTALEHGQWTYELHAVGAGQDLYRELPSWSPLTDVAQAREAGRMLATLHRAAASYHAPQRSTHLLVARDDLIRAHDPIAALKADLGNRPGLARYLARIPWEDQLHRDVLPWHHGLAARLQDEPRLWAHNDWHVSNLLWNDDGTIATVLDFGLASPTSALFDLATAIERNAVAWLQLERGTDAVRIDIALALLDGYRQELPLAPARVHLLADLLPMVHFDFALSEVEYFEGVTGSTANADVAWQPFMLGHPAWFATVPGQTLLAALHAAA
- a CDS encoding glycine zipper 2TM domain-containing protein, with the translated sequence MLSTSALSFRGLAMALALLAGVAVVSDASAMSRKDKRTVVGAVVGGVAGHLISNGDPAATVGGAVAGGAIGNLTTSDRHDRRYDGRYDRRYDRGYDRRYDRGYNRGYGYDRRDDRRWQRERHDNRYYHDRGRHRGW
- a CDS encoding XVIPCD domain-containing protein; its protein translation is MAQRDYSKKEVLDIIEQVAQRKGIASEDFLRFAHIETGGRFNERAHNDKTDAKGLFQFLPSSAKQYGLTGHEYDPTRNTEAAAEMFKRNLVDMEKRHDRTGHPYLSGDDKPSGLDLYLAHQQGAAGYGSIQTAIATGTFGLVRDGHGDPINMRPRIMGQIGGDVEALTGHTRAEMRTMNDRDLASTFAQYYDRKYDAISIPEKNIAPITEAQARPAPVQAAPTQTVTPAAQAAVAAGAATIAATATAVAAKPDAPGISLDAAYNAGVKYDNVKYAINIESSQYYRGKGVTGKNVDQGYIDCSGWVGTMLNKTQDEINQKAGHAVFADADKIKLGFAGSGGIVHEAYKDSGVLLKRDDILKPDALKEGMVIGLDTAKTKHEHWNGIDHIVMVVRDPNTDKLLISQSTGKLGVHTMPVEDYLKQVKDHPNWKLFASDPLHQARDLLENRSQTHAQAQAKSTSEPKPAAQEKPQTSNEVHKQGAHGEGVRRAQEQLGHLGYVGADGKPLVEDGKFGRNTEAAVRQLQKDNGLAVDGIIGPKTLDAIKDARERPLLNDERHPQNPMYNQAVKGMEGLPAGTFKDRHALEAAAAALTKEAQASGMQRIDSVVPSTNGERMFAVQGTAGDPAACRAAVETRAASEQSMALSSGAVHGAPNVLQQQDAQQEQVKQAQRAMGH